The following proteins are encoded in a genomic region of Hymenobacter siberiensis:
- a CDS encoding pyrophosphohydrolase domain-containing protein: MITETGRQCRTTVLTEPAYRTALLAKLVEEAQEVQIAAPTELLNELADLMEVLDNLLAIHKLTLSQVRQVQEQRLRSRGGFESRLQLDWVGE, from the coding sequence ATGATTACTGAGACTGGTCGCCAGTGCCGCACAACTGTGCTAACCGAGCCAGCTTACCGGACTGCCTTACTCGCCAAATTAGTAGAGGAAGCGCAGGAAGTTCAAATTGCAGCCCCCACGGAACTACTTAACGAGTTGGCCGACCTCATGGAGGTATTAGACAACCTGCTTGCAATTCACAAGCTCACCTTGTCCCAGGTGCGTCAAGTACAGGAGCAGCGCCTTCGGTCCCGTGGTGGTTTCGAGAGCCGCCTACAGTTGGATTGGGTAGGAGAGTAG
- a CDS encoding type I restriction endonuclease subunit R → MKFTEAKLEEVFCELLAGQGYPHQLGNTLARAPEEVLLEADLRAFLLAHYAAEGLTPAEADAVVRRLRALPASDLYESNKAVMGLLADGFILKRDDPGQKDIWVQLLDYAGLTRQQQSPADQLPHLAAEADAPADHNIYRFVTQLEIVGSEKRIPDGILYINGLPLVVFEFKTAIQPDCTIHDAYVQLTVRYERDIPELFKYNAFCVLSDGVNNKAGSFFAPYEFYYAWRRVAGLAQDVDGINTLYTLVEGMLDKSRLRDIIRNFIYLPDSSKKDEKVVCRYPQYYAAHKLYNQIWAARKPTGNGKGGTYFGATGCGKSYTMLFLTRLLMRSEDFASPTVVLITDRTDLDDQLAGQFTNAKKYIGDQNVVSVESREHLRELLAGRQSGGVFLTTIHKFTEGTELLSRRANIVCISDEAHRSQVNLEQKVRVTAAGVSKTYGFAKYLHDSLPQATYVGFTGTPIDATLDVFGPVVDEYTMTESVKDEITVRIVYEGRAAKVVLHNGELEKIERYYAQAAEDGANAYQIEQSKEETAQMRAILGDPKRLQVLAADFVQHYEKRVSEGATVKGKAMFVCSSREIAYALYQNIIELRPAWAEVLAAEEGAELTDKEKRELKPMARVKMIMTRGKDDPKDMYDLLGTKEYRKELDRQFKNAKSNFKIALIVDMWLTGFDVPFLDTIYIDKPIQQHNLIQAISRVNRTYEGKSKGLVVDYIGFKNQMNLALAHYNKGDKKNFEDIDQSLVVVRDHLDLLARLFHTFDSSKYFKGTALQQLHTLNMAAEFVQLTKEQETRFMGLVKRLKAAYDICAGSEKLTQPQRDQTHFYLAVRSILFKLTKSDAPDTAQMSAQVRKMIQDALASDGVEEIIKLGTDGDTEQDIFDEAYLEKIGKIKLPNTKIKLLQQLLARVIGQMRKVNQVKGIDFTKKMQALVARYNERDENDILRSEVYEEIAEQLTNLIWEVQNEFSAGDILGIDFEEKAFYDILLALCAKYDFRYPDEKLVTLAKAIKALVDEQARFPDWNKREDIKSTLKVGLILLLDEFGYPPVERDEVYGEIFGQAENFKKNRVVA, encoded by the coding sequence ATGAAGTTCACCGAAGCTAAGCTGGAGGAGGTTTTTTGTGAGCTACTGGCCGGGCAGGGCTACCCCCATCAGCTGGGCAACACACTGGCCCGCGCGCCCGAAGAAGTGCTGCTCGAAGCCGACCTGCGGGCCTTTCTGCTGGCCCACTACGCGGCCGAGGGCCTCACCCCGGCCGAAGCCGATGCCGTCGTGCGGCGGCTGCGCGCCCTGCCCGCCTCCGACCTCTACGAGAGCAACAAGGCCGTGATGGGGCTGCTGGCTGACGGCTTTATCCTCAAGCGCGACGACCCCGGCCAGAAAGACATCTGGGTGCAGCTGCTCGACTACGCCGGCCTCACCCGACAGCAGCAGTCCCCCGCCGACCAGCTGCCCCACCTGGCCGCCGAAGCCGACGCGCCGGCCGACCACAATATCTACCGCTTCGTGACGCAGCTCGAAATCGTGGGCAGCGAAAAGCGCATCCCCGACGGCATCCTCTACATCAACGGCTTGCCGCTGGTGGTGTTCGAGTTCAAAACGGCCATCCAGCCCGACTGCACTATTCACGACGCCTACGTGCAGCTCACCGTGCGCTACGAGCGCGACATTCCGGAGCTGTTCAAGTATAATGCGTTTTGCGTCCTCAGCGACGGCGTGAACAACAAGGCCGGTTCCTTCTTCGCCCCTTATGAGTTTTACTACGCCTGGCGGCGCGTGGCTGGCCTGGCCCAAGACGTAGATGGCATCAACACCCTCTACACCCTGGTGGAGGGCATGCTCGACAAAAGCCGCCTGCGCGACATCATCCGCAACTTCATTTACCTGCCCGACAGCTCGAAGAAAGACGAGAAGGTGGTTTGCCGCTATCCGCAGTACTACGCGGCCCACAAGCTGTATAACCAGATTTGGGCGGCCCGCAAGCCCACCGGCAACGGCAAGGGCGGCACCTACTTCGGGGCCACCGGCTGCGGCAAGAGCTACACTATGCTTTTCCTCACGCGGCTGCTCATGCGCAGCGAGGATTTTGCCAGCCCCACCGTGGTGCTCATTACCGACCGCACCGACCTCGACGACCAGCTGGCCGGTCAGTTCACCAATGCGAAGAAATACATCGGCGACCAGAACGTAGTGAGCGTGGAAAGCCGCGAGCACCTGCGCGAGCTACTGGCCGGCCGCCAAAGCGGCGGCGTGTTCCTCACCACTATCCACAAATTCACGGAAGGCACCGAGCTGCTGAGCCGCCGCGCCAACATCGTGTGCATCTCCGACGAAGCCCACCGCAGCCAGGTGAACCTAGAACAGAAAGTGCGCGTGACGGCCGCCGGCGTCAGCAAAACCTATGGCTTCGCCAAATACCTGCACGACTCGCTGCCCCAGGCCACTTACGTCGGCTTCACCGGTACCCCGATAGATGCCACACTGGATGTATTCGGCCCGGTGGTGGACGAGTACACCATGACCGAATCGGTGAAGGATGAAATCACCGTCCGCATCGTGTATGAAGGCCGCGCCGCCAAAGTAGTGCTGCACAACGGCGAGCTGGAAAAGATAGAGCGCTACTACGCGCAGGCCGCCGAAGACGGGGCCAACGCCTACCAAATCGAGCAAAGCAAGGAAGAAACCGCCCAGATGCGGGCTATCCTTGGCGACCCTAAACGCCTGCAGGTACTGGCCGCCGACTTCGTGCAGCACTACGAAAAGCGCGTGAGCGAAGGCGCGACCGTCAAGGGCAAAGCCATGTTCGTGTGCAGCTCCCGTGAAATCGCCTACGCCCTGTATCAGAACATCATCGAGCTGCGCCCGGCCTGGGCCGAGGTGCTGGCCGCCGAAGAAGGGGCCGAACTGACCGACAAGGAAAAGCGCGAGCTGAAGCCGATGGCGCGGGTGAAGATGATAATGACCCGCGGTAAGGACGACCCGAAGGACATGTACGACCTGCTGGGTACCAAAGAGTACCGCAAAGAGCTGGACCGGCAGTTCAAAAACGCAAAGTCCAACTTCAAAATCGCCCTCATCGTGGACATGTGGCTCACCGGCTTCGACGTGCCCTTCCTCGACACCATCTACATTGACAAGCCCATTCAGCAGCACAACCTGATTCAGGCCATTTCGCGTGTCAACCGCACTTATGAGGGCAAGAGTAAAGGCCTGGTGGTCGATTACATCGGTTTCAAAAACCAGATGAATCTGGCCCTGGCTCATTACAACAAAGGAGACAAGAAGAATTTCGAAGACATTGACCAGTCGCTGGTGGTGGTTCGGGACCATCTGGACCTGCTAGCCCGCCTGTTCCACACCTTCGACAGCAGCAAGTATTTCAAGGGCACCGCCCTGCAACAGCTGCACACGCTGAACATGGCCGCCGAATTCGTACAGCTGACCAAGGAGCAGGAAACCCGCTTTATGGGCTTGGTCAAGCGCCTGAAAGCCGCCTACGACATCTGCGCCGGCAGCGAGAAACTAACCCAGCCCCAGCGCGACCAGACGCATTTTTACCTGGCAGTTCGCTCTATCTTGTTCAAGCTCACAAAGAGCGACGCCCCCGATACGGCTCAGATGAGCGCTCAAGTGCGCAAGATGATACAAGATGCCCTGGCCAGCGACGGCGTAGAGGAAATCATCAAGCTAGGTACCGACGGCGACACCGAACAGGACATCTTCGACGAAGCATACCTCGAAAAAATCGGCAAAATCAAGCTGCCCAACACCAAGATAAAACTACTTCAGCAGCTCCTGGCCCGCGTTATCGGTCAGATGAGAAAGGTGAACCAAGTGAAGGGCATCGACTTCACCAAGAAGATGCAGGCCCTAGTGGCCCGCTACAACGAGCGCGACGAAAACGACATCCTGCGCAGCGAAGTGTACGAGGAAATAGCCGAGCAGCTCACCAACCTGATTTGGGAAGTTCAAAACGAGTTTTCGGCCGGCGACATTCTTGGCATCGATTTCGAAGAAAAGGCCTTCTACGACATCCTGTTGGCTCTATGCGCCAAGTACGATTTCCGCTACCCTGATGAAAAGCTGGTCACCTTGGCCAAAGCCATCAAAGCCCTGGTAGATGAGCAGGCGCGCTTCCCCGACTGGAACAAGCGCGAGGACATCAAATCAACGCTGAAAGTGGGCCTGATTCTCCTCCTGGATGAATTTGGCTACCCACCTGTGGAACGCGACGAGGTGTATGGCGAGATATTCGGCCAAGCCGAGAATTTCAAGAAGAATAGAGTCGTGGCTTAA
- a CDS encoding restriction endonuclease subunit S, with translation MKFERIGSHVRLIDVRNKDLAVTNLLGVNVAKKFMPSVANTSGVDLSKYKIIKRNQFAANVMHVGRDARLPVALYDEVRLSIVSPAYMTFEVIDEAELLPEYLMLQFSRTELDRLSWYYCDSSVRGGLEWDRLCDIEIPVPSINEQHKYVSLYRSLISNQKTYEESLLHLQFICNIYLETLTDKKLLQSIGSIIESVDRRNVDGQVKNLLGVNIKKRFMPSKANVPESSLSNYKIISNGIFAANIMHVGRDEMLPVSLYQSDIKAIVSPAYKTFKVKQDVEVLPEFLMLWFHRTEFDRLAWFYCDSSVRGGLDWDRFLEIEVPIPDKDIQEAIVTIYHTLQTRKNINEQLKNSLKLLSPVLMKGISDKCNRNPVPKPAATGPAQLTLSFA, from the coding sequence ATGAAATTTGAGCGCATAGGCAGTCATGTCCGTTTGATAGATGTCAGGAATAAAGACCTAGCTGTAACCAATTTACTAGGAGTAAATGTTGCGAAAAAATTCATGCCATCTGTAGCAAATACTTCCGGCGTAGACTTGTCTAAGTATAAGATTATCAAAAGAAACCAATTTGCCGCCAATGTTATGCACGTTGGCAGAGATGCAAGGTTACCAGTGGCTCTATACGATGAAGTTAGGCTATCCATTGTTTCGCCTGCGTACATGACTTTTGAGGTTATTGATGAAGCAGAATTGCTTCCTGAATACTTGATGCTTCAATTTAGCCGTACTGAGCTTGATAGATTGAGCTGGTATTACTGTGATTCAAGTGTTCGTGGCGGCCTAGAATGGGACAGGTTGTGTGATATTGAAATCCCCGTGCCAAGTATTAATGAGCAACACAAGTATGTTTCTCTGTATAGGTCTTTGATTTCAAATCAAAAAACCTATGAAGAAAGCTTGTTACATCTGCAATTCATTTGTAATATATACTTGGAGACCTTAACTGATAAAAAGCTGTTGCAGTCTATTGGCAGTATCATCGAATCAGTCGATAGAAGAAATGTTGATGGGCAAGTGAAAAATCTTCTTGGTGTTAATATCAAAAAGAGGTTTATGCCGTCAAAGGCTAATGTGCCAGAAAGTAGTCTAAGTAATTATAAAATAATTAGCAATGGCATATTTGCGGCGAATATAATGCACGTAGGCAGAGATGAAATGCTGCCAGTATCTCTGTATCAAAGTGACATAAAGGCAATAGTATCGCCGGCTTATAAAACATTTAAGGTCAAGCAAGATGTAGAAGTATTGCCTGAGTTTCTCATGCTTTGGTTTCATCGCACTGAGTTTGATAGACTAGCTTGGTTTTATTGTGATTCAAGCGTTAGAGGAGGTTTGGACTGGGATAGATTTCTGGAAATCGAAGTACCAATTCCAGATAAAGATATTCAGGAAGCAATTGTCACTATTTATCATACTCTGCAAACACGAAAGAATATCAACGAGCAATTAAAAAATTCCCTGAAACTCCTTTCTCCAGTATTAATGAAAGGAATTTCAGATAAGTGTAATAGGAATCCCGTACCCAAACCCGCCGCCACCGGTCCCGCGCAGCTAACCCTTTCCTTCGCCTGA
- a CDS encoding type I restriction-modification system subunit M, translating into MAKEKKAPKKPVKEKAIEVSLWESANKLRGSVEPAEYKHVVLGLVFLKFASDKFAERRQELVAEGKDKYIEMPDFYNMKNVFFLEEKSRWGYIQDRAKQPDLALIIDTALHTIEKDNKALKGALPDNYFSRLGLDPTKLAALVDEISNIDTLKDKKQDVVGKVYQYFLSKFALAEGKGKGEFYTPASIVNLIAEMIEPYEGIIYDPACGSGGMFVQSIKFIESHHGSKQKVSIYGQEYTNTTYKLAKMNLAIRGISANLGEKAADTFGQDQHPDLKADYIMANPPFNQGKEWRGENELTDDARWRGYDVPPRSNANYGWILNMVAKLSDNGVAGFILANGALSSRGEEYKIRRKLIENDLVEAILIIPMKVFYTTDISVTLWILNKNKNERIVEVGDKVKRYRNRQGEILFMDLRKWGQEFEKQFIELTNEEVALVSNNYHNWQQLGFEDSYKDVAEYCRSVKFDLVKANDFSLVPSKYIEFVDRDAGIDFDSEMKQIQGKFKLLMSEEDESQQELVNAFKALGYEI; encoded by the coding sequence ATGGCTAAAGAGAAAAAAGCACCGAAAAAACCGGTCAAGGAAAAAGCAATCGAAGTATCCCTCTGGGAGTCGGCAAACAAGCTGCGCGGCTCCGTCGAGCCGGCCGAATATAAGCACGTCGTGCTTGGGCTGGTATTCCTCAAGTTCGCCTCCGACAAGTTTGCCGAGCGCCGGCAGGAGCTGGTGGCCGAGGGCAAGGACAAGTACATCGAAATGCCCGACTTCTACAACATGAAAAACGTGTTTTTCCTGGAAGAGAAGTCGCGCTGGGGCTACATTCAGGACCGGGCCAAGCAGCCCGATTTGGCGCTCATCATCGACACGGCGTTGCACACCATAGAGAAGGACAACAAGGCGCTGAAGGGCGCACTGCCCGATAACTACTTTTCGCGCCTCGGGCTGGACCCAACCAAGCTGGCGGCGCTGGTGGATGAAATAAGCAACATCGACACGCTCAAGGACAAGAAACAGGACGTGGTGGGCAAGGTGTACCAGTACTTCCTGAGCAAGTTTGCGCTGGCCGAGGGCAAGGGCAAAGGCGAGTTCTATACCCCGGCCAGCATCGTAAACCTGATTGCCGAGATGATTGAGCCCTACGAGGGCATCATCTACGACCCGGCGTGCGGCTCGGGCGGCATGTTCGTGCAGAGCATCAAGTTCATCGAGAGCCACCACGGCAGCAAGCAGAAGGTGTCCATCTACGGGCAGGAGTATACCAATACCACATACAAGCTGGCCAAGATGAACCTGGCCATCCGGGGCATCTCGGCCAACCTGGGCGAGAAGGCCGCCGATACTTTCGGCCAGGACCAGCACCCCGACCTCAAGGCCGACTACATTATGGCCAACCCGCCCTTCAACCAAGGAAAAGAATGGCGTGGCGAAAACGAGCTGACCGATGACGCCCGCTGGCGCGGTTACGACGTGCCGCCCCGCTCCAACGCTAATTACGGCTGGATTCTGAACATGGTGGCTAAGCTTTCTGATAATGGCGTGGCAGGCTTTATACTAGCTAATGGCGCCCTCAGTAGTCGCGGTGAAGAGTATAAAATCCGCCGCAAGCTTATTGAAAATGACCTAGTGGAGGCCATCTTAATCATTCCAATGAAAGTGTTCTATACAACAGATATAAGTGTGACGCTATGGATTTTGAATAAGAATAAGAATGAAAGAATCGTTGAGGTTGGCGATAAGGTGAAAAGGTATCGTAATCGCCAGGGCGAGATATTGTTTATGGATTTGCGCAAGTGGGGCCAAGAATTCGAAAAGCAATTTATCGAATTAACGAATGAGGAAGTTGCGCTGGTATCAAACAATTACCATAATTGGCAGCAACTAGGTTTCGAGGATTCTTACAAAGATGTTGCCGAGTATTGTCGTTCAGTAAAATTTGACCTTGTTAAAGCCAATGATTTTTCCTTGGTCCCTAGCAAGTATATTGAATTTGTTGACCGGGATGCAGGAATAGATTTTGATTCTGAAATGAAGCAAATCCAGGGGAAATTCAAACTGTTGATGAGCGAGGAAGATGAATCTCAGCAGGAATTAGTTAATGCCTTTAAAGCACTGGGTTATGAAATTTGA
- a CDS encoding Y-family DNA polymerase: MFGLVDCNNFYASCERVFRPELEGRPVVVLSNNDGCVVARSQEAKALGLKMGVPYFQVKEEYERLGGVACSSNYELYGDMSRRVMWYLQQRAPAVEIYSIDEAFLDLHGMQRHFDLAGWASDVRGAVRQRTGIPVCVGVAPTKTLAKLANRLAKLANQMANSANPGSGVVVLDDEEQRREALAQVAVEDVWGVGYRSAAKLHTAGIRTAAQLAGVGDAWARKNLGGVVGARMLHELRGLPCSSVTVEDEARKSLCCSRSFGQVLTRMEDVAGAVATHATRAGEKLRAQVMAARLMTVFIETSRYGNTPPPYSFSAQLTLPTATDDTLVLAGWARRGLERLWRPGMRYVKAGIVLDGLERAGANQQAALFADVACSPERTKLMGALDALNKRYGGGAVRVGAAVKTAGQQEPWGMKRGAKSPAFTTKWGELWQVRC; the protein is encoded by the coding sequence ATGTTTGGCCTGGTCGATTGCAACAATTTTTACGCTTCGTGTGAGCGAGTGTTCCGGCCGGAGCTGGAAGGACGGCCGGTGGTGGTGCTTTCCAATAATGACGGGTGTGTGGTGGCCCGGTCGCAGGAAGCCAAGGCGCTGGGGCTTAAAATGGGTGTGCCTTACTTCCAGGTGAAGGAGGAATATGAGCGGCTCGGCGGGGTGGCCTGCTCCTCGAACTATGAGCTGTACGGGGACATGAGCCGGCGCGTGATGTGGTACCTGCAGCAGCGGGCCCCGGCAGTGGAAATCTATTCGATTGACGAGGCCTTTCTGGACTTGCACGGTATGCAGCGACATTTCGACCTAGCGGGCTGGGCCAGCGACGTGCGCGGGGCGGTGAGGCAACGCACCGGCATTCCAGTGTGCGTGGGCGTGGCTCCGACCAAGACATTGGCCAAGTTGGCCAACCGACTGGCCAAGTTGGCCAACCAGATGGCCAACTCGGCCAACCCGGGCTCGGGGGTGGTGGTGCTGGACGACGAGGAGCAGCGGCGCGAGGCGCTGGCGCAGGTGGCGGTGGAGGACGTGTGGGGCGTGGGGTATCGGTCGGCTGCCAAGCTGCACACGGCGGGCATTCGCACGGCCGCGCAGCTGGCGGGGGTGGGCGATGCCTGGGCGCGTAAGAATCTAGGCGGCGTGGTGGGGGCGCGGATGCTGCATGAGCTGCGGGGGTTACCGTGCTCGAGCGTGACGGTGGAAGACGAGGCGCGCAAGTCGTTGTGCTGCTCTCGCTCGTTTGGACAGGTGCTGACGCGGATGGAAGACGTGGCCGGGGCGGTGGCCACCCACGCGACGCGGGCGGGTGAGAAGCTGCGGGCGCAGGTCATGGCGGCGCGGCTGATGACGGTGTTTATCGAAACCAGCCGGTACGGCAACACGCCCCCGCCCTACTCCTTTTCGGCGCAGCTGACCCTGCCCACGGCGACAGATGACACGCTGGTGCTGGCGGGTTGGGCGCGGCGGGGGCTGGAGCGGCTGTGGCGACCGGGCATGCGGTACGTGAAGGCCGGGATTGTGCTGGATGGGCTGGAGCGGGCGGGCGCGAACCAACAGGCGGCGCTGTTCGCGGATGTGGCCTGCTCGCCGGAGCGCACTAAACTGATGGGGGCGCTGGATGCGCTGAATAAGCGCTACGGGGGTGGCGCGGTGCGGGTGGGCGCGGCCGTGAAAACGGCAGGTCAGCAGGAGCCGTGGGGAATGAAGCGGGGAGCGAAAAGCCCGGCGTTTACGACGAAGTGGGGCGAACTGTGGCAGGTGCGGTGTTAA
- the umuD gene encoding translesion error-prone DNA polymerase V autoproteolytic subunit, producing the protein MDQVILLGKAYPLLSAHPLPMVSALLSCGFPSPAGDYELELVDLNRLMLRHPDASFLARAHGQSMTGAGIHDGDVLAVDRSMQAQDGDIVVACVEGEYTVKRLSQRVDSVALVAENPAYKPIVVRNADDLRIFGVVVLVLHPLVTEGRRGLSYVRPQ; encoded by the coding sequence ATGGACCAGGTCATTTTACTGGGCAAAGCCTATCCCCTACTTTCAGCGCACCCCCTGCCGATGGTGAGTGCGTTGCTGTCGTGCGGGTTTCCGTCGCCGGCCGGTGACTACGAATTAGAGCTGGTGGATTTAAACCGGTTGATGCTGCGGCACCCGGACGCTTCGTTCCTGGCGCGGGCCCACGGCCAGAGCATGACGGGCGCGGGCATCCACGACGGCGACGTGCTGGCGGTGGACCGCAGCATGCAGGCGCAAGACGGCGACATTGTGGTGGCCTGTGTAGAGGGGGAGTACACGGTGAAACGGTTGTCGCAGCGGGTTGACTCGGTAGCGTTGGTGGCGGAGAATCCAGCCTATAAGCCCATTGTGGTACGGAATGCCGATGATTTGAGAATTTTTGGGGTGGTGGTGTTGGTGTTGCATCCGCTCGTGACGGAGGGAAGACGGGGATTGAGCTACGTGCGGCCCCAATAA
- a CDS encoding M15 family metallopeptidase: protein MAQRLRQATRLSQVRTELVEAYQVALRRWMGDPVLMALGLPFVSEGYRSPERQDELYTHGRSAPGPIVTYKRGGESKHNTLPSRALDVAFLLADGSVSWSGLLLSKFARLMKAADARVRWGGDWPKFKDRPHFEV from the coding sequence GTGGCGCAACGGCTGCGGCAGGCCACGCGGCTATCGCAGGTGCGGACGGAACTGGTGGAAGCCTACCAGGTAGCATTGCGGCGCTGGATGGGTGACCCGGTTCTGATGGCGCTGGGGCTGCCATTTGTGAGCGAAGGGTACCGGTCACCGGAACGGCAGGATGAGCTGTACACCCACGGGCGGAGCGCACCGGGGCCCATCGTAACGTATAAGCGCGGCGGGGAAAGCAAGCACAACACGCTCCCAAGCCGGGCGCTGGACGTGGCCTTTCTACTGGCCGATGGGTCGGTGTCGTGGTCTGGGCTCTTGCTGAGCAAGTTTGCGCGGCTGATGAAAGCGGCCGATGCGCGGGTGCGCTGGGGCGGCGACTGGCCTAAGTTCAAGGACCGGCCGCACTTTGAGGTGTAG
- a CDS encoding SLOG family protein, which produces MEKDNKRVVAVVGSRSVKSCAALLARLAELEPAEVVSGGAAGVDALAASWARTHGVPLTELRPDYATHGPTAATHVRNAEIVKQAALVLVVWDGRSKGTLSTLKAARRLGRKMELLPLD; this is translated from the coding sequence ATGGAAAAAGACAATAAAAGAGTAGTGGCGGTGGTGGGCAGCCGGAGCGTGAAAAGCTGCGCCGCCCTGCTGGCGCGGCTGGCTGAACTGGAGCCGGCGGAAGTGGTGAGCGGCGGGGCGGCCGGGGTGGACGCCCTGGCGGCCAGCTGGGCCCGGACCCACGGGGTACCGCTGACCGAGCTGCGGCCGGACTATGCCACCCACGGCCCCACGGCGGCCACCCACGTGCGCAACGCCGAGATAGTGAAGCAGGCCGCCCTGGTGCTGGTGGTGTGGGACGGCCGCAGCAAGGGCACGCTGAGCACGCTGAAGGCCGCCCGACGCCTGGGCCGCAAGATGGAGCTGCTGCCCCTGGACTGA
- a CDS encoding DUF3846 domain-containing protein — MSKTATAYQPQLLDPHSAAPQPVSPANGRSFKLAELYRLLDCRLVDVIRLTPELILIIDDEGKFRNPAYLNLVATYLWYHHQPEARGIDSIVGRAILCHDKQFK, encoded by the coding sequence ATGTCAAAAACCGCTACTGCCTACCAACCCCAATTGCTAGACCCGCACAGCGCCGCGCCGCAGCCGGTCAGCCCCGCCAACGGCCGCAGCTTCAAGCTGGCCGAGTTGTACCGGCTGCTCGACTGCCGTCTGGTCGATGTCATCCGCCTCACGCCCGAGCTCATTCTCATCATCGACGACGAGGGCAAGTTCCGCAACCCGGCTTACCTCAATCTGGTGGCCACCTACCTCTGGTACCACCACCAGCCCGAGGCGCGGGGCATCGACAGCATCGTCGGCCGTGCCATCCTCTGCCACGACAAGCAATTTAAATAG
- a CDS encoding PD-(D/E)XK nuclease-like domain-containing protein, translated as MFHSLIHHPDLTQAQHRALPQVSNTDLSELKAGIMGQLRRPNPVALSYGSYFHTAVLEPATYSRTEERGIRWADIETLARQVRRQRYCRDLLYRGQAERSYTATHTATGVGVKLRPDLLVRSRAGRQLTLIDFKTTSSPDRARFLTTIEQYDYDRQAALYLDVLGATRFLIIGVQKRAPHEVWRVELTAMPGLIEQGRKKYAALLRHHARQAAGLSIPFTMPAPLALAA; from the coding sequence ATGTTTCACTCCCTTATCCACCACCCCGACCTGACCCAGGCCCAGCACCGCGCCCTACCCCAGGTTTCCAATACCGACCTCTCCGAGCTCAAAGCCGGCATCATGGGCCAGCTGCGCCGGCCCAACCCCGTAGCCCTTTCCTATGGTAGCTACTTTCACACCGCCGTATTGGAGCCGGCCACCTACAGTCGCACCGAGGAGCGTGGCATCCGTTGGGCCGACATAGAGACGCTGGCCCGCCAGGTGCGCCGCCAACGCTACTGCCGCGACCTGCTCTACCGGGGCCAGGCCGAACGGTCCTACACCGCCACCCACACCGCCACGGGAGTAGGGGTGAAGCTCCGCCCGGACTTACTGGTGCGCAGCCGCGCCGGCCGCCAGCTCACGCTCATCGACTTCAAAACCACTAGTAGCCCCGACCGGGCCCGCTTCCTGACCACCATCGAGCAGTACGACTACGACCGCCAGGCCGCTCTATACCTGGACGTACTCGGTGCCACGCGCTTTCTTATCATCGGGGTGCAGAAGCGGGCCCCGCACGAAGTGTGGCGCGTTGAGCTGACCGCCATGCCCGGTCTCATCGAGCAGGGCCGTAAGAAATACGCGGCGCTGCTGCGCCACCATGCCCGGCAAGCCGCCGGCTTATCTATTCCGTTCACCATGCCAGCGCCGTTGGCGCTGGCTGCCTAA
- a CDS encoding YegP family protein: MATFQISHTSGQYWYHLRAGNGEIVQSGEGYTTKASCQNGIRSVQANCQPQRFESFFNAGQYGFNHVAANGEIIGRSEKYTTAQSRDHGIQVVLQDAPNARIEDLS, encoded by the coding sequence ATGGCAACTTTTCAGATTTCCCACACCAGCGGCCAGTACTGGTACCACCTGCGCGCCGGCAACGGTGAGATTGTCCAGTCCGGCGAGGGCTACACCACCAAGGCCAGCTGCCAGAACGGCATCCGGTCCGTGCAGGCCAATTGCCAGCCCCAGCGCTTCGAGTCCTTTTTCAACGCCGGCCAGTACGGTTTCAATCACGTCGCAGCAAACGGGGAAATCATCGGCCGCAGCGAGAAGTACACCACCGCCCAATCCCGTGACCACGGCATCCAGGTCGTGCTGCAGGATGCGCCTAACGCCCGCATCGAAGACTTAAGCTAG